A portion of the Terriglobales bacterium genome contains these proteins:
- a CDS encoding M28 family peptidase: MACNTAKSDAASPQAETAQPAASNSSTEIGLTQQQIDSAMDSALKLDPQRCWTLLKQFVAIGSRPLGSPGHKKAEDFIHAHVKGDQVEDDAFTQQTPVGSFPVRNIIAKYPGKKPGIVVFASHYETNSWLPKKYVGANDGGSSTALLLEFANLLRERVKNGPMEGYSVWLVFTDGEEAMQREWSSDSLYGSKHLAQKWQQDGTAKQIKALLLADMLGDADLNIEQDANSSPRLQAIAYVAASHYGYQSHLFARQSAIEDDHLPFSKVGIPVMDFIDLDYGYNNSFHHTVEDTIDKLSPKSLEISGDTMLGTLALLNAGAK, encoded by the coding sequence ATGGCCTGCAACACAGCCAAGAGCGATGCCGCTAGCCCTCAGGCTGAAACTGCACAGCCAGCCGCTTCAAACTCAAGCACCGAGATCGGTCTCACCCAGCAGCAGATCGATTCTGCAATGGATAGCGCGCTCAAGCTCGACCCCCAACGCTGCTGGACGCTGCTAAAGCAGTTCGTCGCGATCGGCTCGCGTCCTCTCGGCAGTCCTGGACACAAGAAAGCCGAAGATTTCATCCACGCACACGTCAAAGGCGATCAGGTTGAGGATGACGCCTTTACGCAACAAACCCCGGTCGGTTCTTTCCCGGTTCGGAACATCATTGCTAAGTATCCCGGGAAGAAGCCGGGCATCGTGGTCTTCGCCTCCCATTACGAGACAAACTCCTGGCTGCCGAAAAAGTACGTGGGCGCCAATGACGGCGGCTCATCGACCGCCCTTCTGCTCGAATTCGCGAATCTGTTACGTGAGCGTGTGAAGAACGGACCCATGGAGGGATACAGCGTCTGGCTGGTATTCACCGATGGCGAAGAAGCGATGCAGCGCGAGTGGTCGAGCGACAGTCTCTACGGGAGCAAGCACCTCGCGCAAAAATGGCAGCAGGATGGAACCGCGAAGCAGATTAAAGCTCTCCTGCTCGCAGATATGCTTGGCGATGCGGATCTCAACATCGAGCAGGACGCTAATTCCTCACCGCGCCTGCAGGCCATCGCATATGTCGCCGCATCGCACTACGGCTATCAGTCGCATCTGTTCGCTCGCCAAAGCGCGATTGAAGACGATCATCTGCCATTTTCAAAAGTTGGTATTCCCGTAATGGATTTCATCGACCTCGACTACGGCTACAACAATTCCTTTCACCACACCGTCGAAGACACCATCGACAAGCTCAGCCCCAAAAGTCTCGAGATTTCGGGCGATACGATGCTGGGCACGCTGGCGCTGCTGAATGCAGGGGCGAAGTAA